CGGACGATCGAACAGGATCCCCTTTGCTTCGGAATGGGAAAGCAGGATCCGAGAGAGGAAGACTCCGTGACTTCCTCCCACGTCCACCACCGTGTCGCGTCCCGCGAAGCTGTAGCCGGCGAGCACGCAGTCCGCCACCGTATTGGTCAGTTCGTGCATCGCACCGGCGAACCACGTGGCTTCTTCGAGATTATCGGCATAGTGTTCCCATAGATCCTTGCCCAACGCCTGCTTTGTGGTTGACCGCCCGCTGAGCACCGCGAGGTGAGCCATCTCGGCAGGACGGCTGTAACTGGGAGCAGTGAACGCCAGCACCGTGTTACGGCAAGATCCGTCCTCCCGGCGCAGCAGGGTCAACATCGGCGTTTCCTCGAATCGGCCGGAATCTGGGCTTCGCCGGACAAGTCCCATGGATTCGGCGACTCTCAAGAACCTCACGACGATCTCGGGGTCGGCGGCTCCGAGCGCATCGCTCAGTTCGACCTCATTGTGCGGCCGCTCGGCGAGGTGATCGGCGATACCCAGCCTGGCTGTGGCAGACAGCACGTTGACAGCCAAGCCCCCTTCGAAAAAACCGAAGAGCTGTTTCCGTGCCGTCCGCGTAACTTCCGCATCCATGCTTGCTTTCTCTTCCATCGGAGGGGTAATGCTCCATTCGCATGCCGAGGAGCTCGACGGTTGGAAACCCTAAGGCACGGCGGACCGTGAGGGCCGCGCTCCGTAACTCGTTCGGCGGCGTGGTGTGGTTCGTCCGTCCGACGCATCGTCAAGTTCGTGCGTGAGTAGGCCGCGACCAGCAATCATGACCCGCACGCGCGATCTGCAAGCGGGGGTATCCGTTGGAGGCCCTGAAGATGACCTGATCGGGTTGAAGTTCATCACGATCGGGGGACTGCGCGTCGCGTGAGTCCGAAGGCGGGGAACCTTCTGCTCTTCTAAGTTCGGTGATGGGATCGCGAACAACCCGCAGTCCGAGGCTTCCCCGGGGCAGGCAACGAAGGAGATCGCAGTGCGCGTAGTCTTCACCGCGCAGACCATCTATTCGCATCTCGTTCCAACGGTGCTGCCGATCGCGGCGCTCACGCAGCGGGCAGGCCACGAGGTGGTGGTCGCGACCGGAGCCGAGCTGGCGCACCACGTCGAGCGGGCGGGGCTGCGGCCGTTGGTACTGCCGAACGCGATCTCGATGGCGGACATCCTCGGCGATGAGGAACTGGCCCGGAAGTCGGGCGCGCGCCTCCGGCCCGGGGTCACGACCGCCGGCACGCCGGAGATGTTCGGGCATGCCTTCATCACCCTGATGGGCAGCCGCGCCGCGGCGGACTTGGTGGAGGCACTGTCGTCTTGGAGACCCGACGTGGTGGTGCGCGAGACAACCGAGTACGGCGGATACCTGGCCGCCGAGTACCTCGGAGTTCCGCACGCCACGCTCGACGTCATCGCACCCCTCGCGCCCTACGGCCACCCTGTAGTGCTCGCAGAGCTGAACCGTCAACGCGCTGCCTGGCGCCTGCCGCCGGTCGTCGATCCCTTGGCTCCCCTGCGCGGTTTTCGGGCGTCGGTGGTTCCGGAAGCGTTCCACCCGGACGAACTCCGGCTGCAGAGCGGGCGTCACTACCGGCCACCGGAGACGGAAACGGAGACACTGGATCCTGCGGTGGCGGAGCTCCCTGCGGACCGGCCGCTGGTGTTGGCCAGCCTGGGTTCGATCGCCGGCTGGATGCTGGGGAATGGACCGTCCCCGTTGGACACCATCATCGAGGTGCTGGGGCAGATGCCGGTGACCGGTGTCGTCGCGCTCGGCGCGGAGCGCGATCCCGCGGAGTGGCAGGGAGCGCGTGCCAGCAACGTTCACCTGATGTCTTTCGTGCAGCAGAGTACGTTGCTGGCGGCGACCGACGTCTTCATTACCCACTGCGGATTCAATGGCACGCGCGAAGCGTTCTCCTCGGGTGTTCCGATGGTCGGGTTGCCGCTGTTCGCCGAACAACCCGCCAACGCGGAGCGCATCGAGCAGCTGGGTGCCGGCCTTGCGCTGAGGCTGGAGGACCTCAGCATCGACTCGCTGACCTCGACGGTTGAGCGAGTGCTCACCGAACCGGTGTTCCGGGCGCGCGCCAAGGGAATTCAGCGTCGCATGCTCGCGCTTCCGCCAGCCGAGCACCTCGTCGCCGACATCGAGGAGTTCGTGAACTCGTCGGCCGCAAGACTCTCCGGGAAACAGACGGTGCTTCGTCCGGCGTTGGCCGATCCGGATCGGGAAGCGGGAGAACTCGCCTCCGTACGCGAGCGAGGCTGAATGAGCCTCACCGTTCCTGGACCTGATGAGGAACGTGCCCGCGACTTCTTTCCCGAACGCGCTTGCCGTCAGTACGCACACAGAAGCGAGACAGGGAGAAAAATGGAACCGGTACTCGCACCCGGCAACCGGGTGGTCGTCGCGGGCGGTGCGGGGTTTCTCGGCTCGCACCTGTGCGCCGCGCTCATTGCGCGCGGGGTGTCGGTCGAATGCCTGGACGACCTGTCCACCGGCCGGCTCGACAACATCGCGGTGTTGGTGGATCATCCACGTTTCCGCTTTCGTCGAATCGACATCTCCGAACCGTTCGACATCGCAGATGAGGTTGCCGCCGTACTGCACCTCGCATCGCCGGCTTCGCCCGTGGACTACTACAAGCTGCCGCTCGCCACGCTGCGAGCGGGCAGCGCGGGAACCTGGAACCTGCTGCGGCTTGCGGAGGCGAAGCGAGCACGGTTCGTGCTGGCATCCACCTCGGAGGTGTACGGCGACCCGAAGCAACACCCGCAATCGGAAAGCTACTGGGGCCACGTCAATCCGGTCGGCCCACGGGCCGTTTACGACGAGTCGAAACGGTTCGCCGAATCCTTGACGGCGTGTTTCCGGCGAGAACTCGACGTAAACACCGGCATCGTCCGGATCTTCAACAGCTACGGACCTCGGATGCGTCCGGATGACGGGAGAATGGTACCGACATTCATCCGGCAGGCGCTGACCGGGCAACCGCTGACCATCACCGGTAGCGGCGAGCAGACCAGGTCACTTTGCTTTGTGGACGACACTGTGCGTGGCCTGCTCGCGTTCACAGCCGCGTCCCATTCGGGTCCGATCAATATCGGCAGCCAGGACGAGAAGACAGTTCGTGACGTCGCCGACGTGATCCGTGAACTCACTGCTTCGACCGTGCCGCTACTGTTTCTCCCGCCTTCGGTAGACGATCCGGCCAGGCGCTGCCCCGACACCTCCCTTGCACGCGACCTGCTCGGCTGGCAGACCATGGTGCCGCTGGAGGAAGGTCTGACGCGCACCGCCGAGGCGATGGCCACGGAACTCGGCTTGCCCCTGCCTACGCGGCTGGAGGCCGGCGTTGGTGGCCGGTGAGAGGTTGCTGCTGCCTGGTACTACGGCGGCGGATCTCAGTCGACCCGACAGCAGGCTCTTGAGCACGGGGAATCGACCCGATTGCAGTACGCCCTGGTAGATCGCGCGGTGGCACTCGGCTGACAGGCATCACGCGTGGTGGTGATCGACGACGATCTGGGCCGCTCGGGATCCAGCGCGGTCACCCGTCCCGGGTTCCAACGTCTGGTCAGCGAGGTCTCCTTGAGACATGTCGGGCTGGTGCTGGGCATCGAGATATCCCGTCTGGCACGCTCGGGGAGAGACTTCTACTGAGCTGTGCGCGCTCTCGGGCGCCCTGCTGGCGGACACCGACGGTGTGTATGACCTCGTCGATGTGAACGATCGGATGCTGCTGGGCTTGAAGGGGACGATGCCGGAGGTTGAACTCCACCTGATCAAGCAGCGAATGCAGGCCGGGAAGGTGAATAAGGCCCGCGCGGCGAGCTGGGCTTCACCCTGCCGATGGGCTACGTGCGCCGCCCTTCCGGTGAGTCCGCGTTCGATTCCGACTTGGGCACCGCCAGGACGTAACCGACACCGGCTTCCTCCGGCATCCGCCGGAAGTGCCACTCCTGCCCGTAGGCCGCATCCGCGGTCACCCAGGCGATCGGCAGCTCGGACTCCAGCGCCCGCCGGACCATGGCGCGCAAGTTCCGGCTTGGTCGCGCAGGACTTGCTCTCAGAGATCCGGGCGGCGCGGCATCGGTCGGGATCCTCGGTCCAGGACTTGGGCAGGTAAAGCTCGCGATCCACCAGGGCGGCCCTGGCGGAGGCGTAGGCGGCGGATACCCCGATCTGGCAGTTCTCCGTGTGGCCCGCGGTGCCGGAGTGTTGCCGTTGCACCCCGGCGGAGACAGCGCCCTTCTTCAGGAAGCCGGTCTCGTCGACGATCAGCACGCCGTCCGGCTGACCGAGCCGCTTGGCTATTTAGTCCTGCAGATCGTCACGGATCTCATCCGGGTCCCACTGGCACCACGACAGCAGCTGCTGCAGTCCGTACGGGGTGTCGTGGCCCGCCTACTCGGCTATCTGCTGGCTGTTCTTGAGGCCCACCGGCCCAGCAAGCCGCGCACGTAGCCCTGCACCCGCCGCCGCGGCTCGACCCGACCGAACCGCTGACTGGTTCGACGCGCCCCGATCGAGTGAGTCACGAACTACCGCTAACTTGACGAGCATTACTGAGATTGAACTTGTGGTGTCGTCTGTGGTCAGGGGTTGATGGTCAGGCCGGTCTCGGCGAGGCAGCCGTCTATGAGGTCGCTGTGGTACTGGATGTGCCGTAAGCCTCGGCGGATGCGTCGAATGAGGTGCTCCGGCGTGCTGAAGGCGACGTTGGACAGCCAGCCGCGCCGCAGCAGTGACCAGATCCCTTCCACGGGGTTGAGGTCGGGTGCGTAGGGCGGCAGGTAGTAGATGGTCAGCCAGTCCCGTGAGGCGGCGAACTCCCGTAGTCCGGCAGCCTTGTGGACATTGAGGTTGTCCCAGACCAGTACGATCGGGCCGCCGAGTTGCTGGTGGGCGGCGATCAGCAGGTCCCGGTAGTCGCGCCAGGAGAAGCTCTTGCGTCCGTCGCGCCGGCCGTCGTCCCTGCGTGGACGGTAGATCAGCCGGGATCTGTGGCCGGATTTGTAGCAGGTCAGCGCGGCGATGGATATCCGTCTGCGGGAGCGGCCACGGACCCGGACCACTGGCGTGCGCCCTCGCCTGCCCCAGGTCTTGGCGTGCGGCGGCGTCATGGAGAATCCGGCTTCGTCTTCGAAGACCAGCCAGGCTCCACGGGCCGCCGCGAGTCTTCCGCGCAGGGCCACACCTCCTTGACCCACCCAGCGACAGCATCGTCGTCGCGTTCCATGGCCCGACGGGCAGGCACTTGGCAGGACCAGCCATTGCGCACCAGGAGTTTCCGCACGCCCTGGATGGTGTAGGTCAGGTGGAAACGTCGGCCGATCATGGTTTTGACCCGGGACAGCGTCCACCGTTGGTCCTCCCAGCCGTGCGCGGCCGGCCCCTTGGCCAGCTCCGCCTCCAGTTGGGCGAACTGCTTCTCACTCAGCCTCGGCAGTGACGCCGGCCCCTGCGATCGCAGAGCTCGCGGACCGCCCTCGTCCCACGCCTGCCGCCATCGCTGCACCGACCGGACGCTGACGCGCAGCTCCTTGGCGATCAGCGAGCTTGCCTCACCCCGGGCGAACCGCTCGGCCGCCTGGAGCCGTAACTCCTCGCGGAACTGCTGTCGTTCGGCGGTCAGCCCGCCTCCCTGTGGATACCGCATGCTCTTGGTGATACCGCAGGACCCACGAGCCGTCAGCCCCTACGACTCCACGAGTTCAACCTCAGTAGCTCTATAGACATCAGAAGAGCCCTGTGACCAGGTAAAATGGAGAAGCGCGACCGGAGGACCAGTGGGTTCGATGCCTCTGCCTGCCGGTCCACTGCGGTCTATCTTCTCCCGTTCCAGCGAATGGCGGCCGCTCCAGCGAAGTCACCGGCGTGCGCAAAGCCTCCGAGGACAAGCAGCGATCCGTCAGCCAGCTTGCCTTCTTGAACAGCTTGATCCAAGGTCACCGGGACGGCGGCCCCGAACAAATTTCCGTACATCTCGAAGGTATCCAGGTGCTGTTCCGGGGACAGCTGCAGTGCTTCCCGCCAATTGCGGAGGAAGGTGCGGTTCGGCTGGTTTGTGATCAGTGCGTCGATCGCCGACGGCACTACTCCGATGTCTGCGCACACCTTGGTCACGGCTTCAGGGATCAGCCGACTGCCGCGCTTCATTACGTTACCGAGGCCCTGCTCAGTGAAGTGGATCCGAACCTGACTCTCGCCGGGTTCCCAGTACTTGCGCCCGTCATCCAGTGCCACCCTCATGGCCCCTGCGTACTCGCCGATGTGCTGACACTCCACGGAGAGCACCGGTGACTGTTCCGAGTCGGTCAAGTAGCCAACGCCGCAGCCGTCGCCAGGAATCGCTGCCTGGGCCAACTTGCGTACATCGGATTGGACGAACCACTGACCCGCCATGTTCTGCACCGTGCAGATCAACGCGGACCTGGCGTCGGTCGTAGCGATGATCTGTCGAGCTAGCTTCATCATGTATACGAAAGCGGCACAGCCGCTGTTGTGTACGTCGATCAGCCACTCTGGCCGGCATCCCAGCCGCCGCACGACCTCAGTGCCGCATCCGGTAAACGGCAGATCGGGCAGGAAGGTGTGCACGAGTAGCACGTCCACGTCACGGATCGCGGCTTTCCCGTGTCGGGCGATGAGTGGCTGTACAGCCTGCTCAATCATGTCCACCGGGCTCTCGTCCGGGGCGATATGGTGCCGGTATTCCGGTGGCCGGAACATCGGGTGCTCGCGAAGGTTGCCGTCAGCACCAGGGCAATCAGTGTAAAAGTCGGCGCTGACACGCTTCTTGGGCAGGTAGCTGGCGACGTCGAGGAGGCTGACGGTCTTCATCTCGCATACATTACGCATTTCTTGGCAGCCCGGATCCGGCAGCAGTGTAAGTCGGCGGCGATCCTGCCGCTCGAGGCCATAATCATACGTCCGCTTCCCAATAGCAGAACGACTCATATCAGGAACCGGTGCGGGCGCCGGAAGATTCGACAGCCAGCCTGCAGGCGGAGTCTTT
This portion of the Streptomyces sp. NBC_01750 genome encodes:
- a CDS encoding methyltransferase codes for the protein MEEKASMDAEVTRTARKQLFGFFEGGLAVNVLSATARLGIADHLAERPHNEVELSDALGAADPEIVVRFLRVAESMGLVRRSPDSGRFEETPMLTLLRREDGSCRNTVLAFTAPSYSRPAEMAHLAVLSGRSTTKQALGKDLWEHYADNLEEATWFAGAMHELTNTVADCVLAGYSFAGRDTVVDVGGSHGVFLSRILLSHSEAKGILFDRPEVVEQARRPLDDLGLTSRVRFIGGNFLREVPDGGDLYVLKSVLCDWDDENCTRILSCCHDAMGTDTPLVIVDWLRPDQSDVTLDSIDFLQAVLVNGRVRTLSQYETLLHAADLRLNRVLRTATGSDMPATVMEVFRR
- a CDS encoding glycosyltransferase — its product is MRVVFTAQTIYSHLVPTVLPIAALTQRAGHEVVVATGAELAHHVERAGLRPLVLPNAISMADILGDEELARKSGARLRPGVTTAGTPEMFGHAFITLMGSRAAADLVEALSSWRPDVVVRETTEYGGYLAAEYLGVPHATLDVIAPLAPYGHPVVLAELNRQRAAWRLPPVVDPLAPLRGFRASVVPEAFHPDELRLQSGRHYRPPETETETLDPAVAELPADRPLVLASLGSIAGWMLGNGPSPLDTIIEVLGQMPVTGVVALGAERDPAEWQGARASNVHLMSFVQQSTLLAATDVFITHCGFNGTREAFSSGVPMVGLPLFAEQPANAERIEQLGAGLALRLEDLSIDSLTSTVERVLTEPVFRARAKGIQRRMLALPPAEHLVADIEEFVNSSAARLSGKQTVLRPALADPDREAGELASVRERG
- a CDS encoding NAD-dependent epimerase/dehydratase family protein, encoding MEPVLAPGNRVVVAGGAGFLGSHLCAALIARGVSVECLDDLSTGRLDNIAVLVDHPRFRFRRIDISEPFDIADEVAAVLHLASPASPVDYYKLPLATLRAGSAGTWNLLRLAEAKRARFVLASTSEVYGDPKQHPQSESYWGHVNPVGPRAVYDESKRFAESLTACFRRELDVNTGIVRIFNSYGPRMRPDDGRMVPTFIRQALTGQPLTITGSGEQTRSLCFVDDTVRGLLAFTAASHSGPINIGSQDEKTVRDVADVIRELTASTVPLLFLPPSVDDPARRCPDTSLARDLLGWQTMVPLEEGLTRTAEAMATELGLPLPTRLEAGVGGR
- a CDS encoding recombinase family protein; the encoded protein is MVVIDDDLGRSGSSAVTRPGFQRLVSEVSLRHVGLVLGIEISRLARSGRDFY
- a CDS encoding IS630 family transposase (programmed frameshift), whose protein sequence is MRYPQGGGLTAERQQFREELRLQAAERFARGEASSLIAKELRVSVRSVQRWRQAWDEGGPRALRSQGPASLPRLSEKQFAQLEAELAKGPAAHGWEDQRWTLSRVKTMIGRRFHLTYTIQGVRKLLVRNGWSCQVPARRAMERDDDAVAVGQGGVALRGRLAAARGAWLVFEDEAGFSMTPPHAKTWGRRGRTPVVRVRGRSRRRISIAALTCYKSGHRSRLIYRPRRDDGRRDGRKSFSWRDYRDLLIAAHQQLGGPIVLVWDNLNVHKAAGLREFAASRDWLTIYYLPPYAPDLNPVEGIWSLLRRGWLSNVAFSTPEHLIRRIRRGLRHIQYHSDLIDGCLAETGLTINP
- a CDS encoding 3-oxoacyl-ACP synthase III family protein — encoded protein: MPDIRKDEFEEREIEDPAKTPPAGWLSNLPAPAPVPDMSRSAIGKRTYDYGLERQDRRRLTLLPDPGCQEMRNVCEMKTVSLLDVASYLPKKRVSADFYTDCPGADGNLREHPMFRPPEYRHHIAPDESPVDMIEQAVQPLIARHGKAAIRDVDVLLVHTFLPDLPFTGCGTEVVRRLGCRPEWLIDVHNSGCAAFVYMMKLARQIIATTDARSALICTVQNMAGQWFVQSDVRKLAQAAIPGDGCGVGYLTDSEQSPVLSVECQHIGEYAGAMRVALDDGRKYWEPGESQVRIHFTEQGLGNVMKRGSRLIPEAVTKVCADIGVVPSAIDALITNQPNRTFLRNWREALQLSPEQHLDTFEMYGNLFGAAVPVTLDQAVQEGKLADGSLLVLGGFAHAGDFAGAAAIRWNGRR